One Dasypus novemcinctus isolate mDasNov1 chromosome 1, mDasNov1.1.hap2, whole genome shotgun sequence genomic window carries:
- the LOC101414557 gene encoding tripartite motif-containing protein 75-like, which yields MAFAASLTDVQAETNCPICLDFLRDPVTIDCGHNFCCSCITHSWEGLQNVLPCPVCLHHCLDRNFKRNTQLCQMTEIVKQLPIRRKKRKQQEKKLLCEKHNQPVTLFCEKDLELLCPQCRGPSHHQDHHLIALEEAADSQRKKLKSYFEPLKKEIETAGKDLETQVSKSFKLKVKVESHNLELHSDLEKCLKSLRNEHHAVTMGLLKEEREIQGKLIEHHMRISEHISILKNVLNEIAEKCVQSNLELLTDLDSIHKSNENLNTSVEFSYELKTERCLPPQYFGMQKIINMFTVNLSLDTETAHPNLVISEDRKSVTYGKKETNVPCNPKRFTFQPAVLSAEGFDCARHFWEVEVRGTGEWSLGVCKDSFPRSSIPPALPRDGCWKIHKWTHTPGTLSTKEFIRIGIFLDYELGEVSFYNMCTRTHMYTFTDTFTETLRSYFSAGPTSNFLTLRIITDE from the coding sequence ATGGCCTTTGCAGCCTCCCTTACTGACGTCCAAGCAGAGACCAACTGCCCCATCTGCCTGGATTTCCTGAGAGATCCAGTGACCATCGACTGTGGCCACAATTTCTGTTGCTCGTGCATCACACACTCTTGGGAAGGTCTGCAGAATGTCCTTCCCTGTCCAGTCTGCCTCCACCACTGCCTTGACAGGAACTTCAAGAGGAACACGCAGTTATGCCAAATGACTGAAATTGTGAAGCAACTTCCTatcaggaggaagaagaggaaacagCAGGAAAAGAAACTCTTGTGTGAAAAACACAATCAGCCAGTGACCTTGTTCTGCGAGAAGGACCTGGAGCTGTTGTGTCCTCAGTGCAGAGGTCCCTCTCACCACCAGGATCACCACCTGATAGCCCTTGAGGAAGCTGCAGATAGTCAAAGGAAGAAACTCAAAAGCTATTTTGAGCCTTTGAAGAAGGAAATTGAAACTGCTGGAAAAGATTTGGAAACACAAGTCtcaaaatcatttaaattgaagGTGAAAGTAGAAAGTCATAATCTTGAACTGCACTCTGATCTTGAAAAATGTTTGAAGTCACTCAGAAATGAGCACCATGCTGTTACTATGGGATTactgaaggaagagagggaaatcCAAGGGAAACTGATTGAGCATCACATGCGAATATCAGAGCATATTTCCATACTAAAAAACGTGCTCAATGAAATAGCAGAAAAGTGTGTGCAGTCAAACCTGGAGCTCCTGACAGATCTTGACAGCATCCATAAGAGCAATGAGAATCTAAACACCTCAGTAGAGTTTTCATATGAGTTGAAGACAGAGAGATGTCTTCCTCCACAATATTTTGGCATGCAGAAAATTATCAACATGTTCACAGTCAATTTGTCACTAGATACTGAGACTGCTCACCCCAATCTCGTCATCTCAGAAGACAGGAAAAGTGTGACATATGGAAAGAAGGAAACCAATGTTCCATGCAATCCCAAGAGATTTACTTTCCAGCCAGCTGTACTAAGTGCTGAAGGATTTGATTGTGCCAGGCATTTCTGGGAGGTAGAAGTGAGAGGCACAGGGGAATGGTCCTTGGGGGTGTGCAAAGACTCTTTCCCTCGAAGTTCCATTCCACCAGCATTGCCAAGGGATGGATGTTGGAAAATTCACAAGTGGACACATACTCCTGGCACGCTGAGTACAAAGGAATTCATACGGATTGGCATTTTCCTGGATTATGAGTTGGGAGAGGTTTCATTTTATAACATGTGCACCAGAACTCACATGTACACCTTCACTGATACTTTTACAGAAACACTTAGGTCTTATTTCTCTGCTGGACCTACTTCAAACTTTCTGACCCTACGTATAATCACTGATGAATGA